The following are encoded together in the Lathyrus oleraceus cultivar Zhongwan6 chromosome 3, CAAS_Psat_ZW6_1.0, whole genome shotgun sequence genome:
- the LOC127126015 gene encoding uncharacterized protein LOC127126015 gives MAVIPELKRKTCTYSFHREPLTSLIELSNLVTGGNQKVFVDQYGDLLTLLKMVVYPVPLQTLLRFYDPELRCFTFQDYQLAPTLEEYSILMNVPIRYQVPFLDVQKEVDFRVVARAFHLGIKEVSDNWKSSGDVVGLPLKFLLRMAREEAKKGNWEAFHAQLAIMIYGIVLFPSMPNFVDFAAVTIFIRGNPVPTLLADTYYAIHSRHGKGGAIRCCLPLLLRWFLSLLPVSGPFVDAQRIHKWTQRIMSLTSYDIRWQSYRMDMRNVIMSCGEFRNVPLIGTKGCINYNPVLSLRQLGFMMNGRPLDAEIAESMYFEKRSDPARLEQVGRAWRTIGVKDGAVLGKKFAVAMPDYFEWVKKRVETLLLPYDRMESLQEQPPLILAESVPAEHYKQALMENRRLKEKEQDTQMELYKAKADKLNLAHQLKGMQGEDASRLKSKKRSYEELETLLNAEHRECLRLQRAEATYQKKIRDLEKQLRDKDIQLKKEVDLRRASENQLGGEVVELRRQLKEKLTPLPECSECDLLIDQCQYLKTLIPGGRLS, from the coding sequence atggcagtcattccagagttgaagaggaagacttgcacctatAGTTTTCACCGTGAACCattgacgtctctgatagagttgagcaaccttgtgaccggcggtaatcagaaggtgtttgttgatcaatatggggatttgttgacactgttgaagatggtggtatatccagtgccgttgcagaccCTTCTACggttctatgacccggagctccgttgcttcactttccaagactatcagttagcgcccactcttgaggagtattctatcctgatgaatgtcccgatcagatatcaggttcctttcttggatgttcaaaaggaggttgatttcagagttgttgccagagcttttcatctgggtatcaaggaagtgagtgacaattggaagtcgagtggtgatgtggtggggttgcctttgaagttcctattgaggatggctagagaagaagcaaagaagggaaattgggaagcttttcatgcccagttAGCCATCATGATTTATGGAATtgtgttgttcccgagtatgcccaattttgtggactttgctgctgtcactattttcattagaggaaacccggttcctactttgttagctgacacttactatgctattcacagtaggcatggtaagggtggagctatcagatgctgtctcccactattgctcagatggttcttgtctctcctgccagtcagtggaccttttgtggatgctcagagaattcataaatggactcagaggattatgtctcttacctcttatgatattaggtggcaatcttaccggatggatatgcgtaatgtcatcatgagttgtggagagtttcgtaatgtgccacttatagggactaagggttgcatcaattacaacccggttctttctcttcgtcagttgggatttatgatgaatggaagaccacttgatgctgagatagctgagagtatgtattttgagaagcggagtgatcctgctagattggagcaagtaggaagagcttggaggaccattggtgtcaaggatggagctgtgttagggaagaagtttgctgttgctatgcctgattactttgagtgggtcaagaagagagttgagactttgttgttgccctatgataggatggagtcattgcaagagcaaccacctttgatccttgctgagagtgtgcctgctgagcattacaagcaagccttgatggagaatcgtcggttgaaagagaaggaacaagatactCAGATGGAGCTTTAtaaagccaaagctgataagttgaacttggctcatcaactcaaaggcatgcagggtgaagatgctagcagattgaagagcaagaagagatcttatgaagaGTTGGAGACcttgttgaatgcagaacaccgggagtgcttgaggttgcagagagctgaagctacttatcagaagaagataagagacctggaaaagcagctcagagacaaagacatccaattgaagaaggaggtagacttgagacgtgcatcagagaatcagcttggaggagaagttgtagagctcagaagacaactgaaggagaaaCTCACTCCTCTGCCCGAGTGTTCAGAATgcgacctgttgatagaccagtgtcagtacctgaagacgctcattcctggaggGCGTCTTTCCTAG